The region AAAACTCCTTTTCTGCTTGATCGCACGGAGCCCAACAAAAATTCTACACATGAATCATGATGATGGTATTTTGAGTGCATGTAATTAAAAGTAGTGGGTGCATCAAAAAGCATATTTGGTGGTAAAATCCACCCCAAGCACTATACTCTACCAAAACGCTTATATATATTCAATCGTTTTGGTTTTGCCATTCACACTTCACGATTAAGAGTAGACTGATCAAATTCAAGATCCTTGTTTCACTCTTACGTATTTCATATCACCAAAAAAGTCATGACTACTTGTTTTCCTAGACTCTGTTATGCACTTCTCCTGCTCTTGCTCCATGCTGCAGAATCCATTCTCGGATTGAACAATAGCGCAGAAATAAAGTGCATTGAGAGGGAGAGACAGGCACTCCTCAACTTCAAACATGGCCTCATAGATGACTATGGCGTGCTGTCTACATGGAGCGATGAAGACAACAGTCGAGATTGTTGCAAATGGAGAGGCATTAAATGCGATCATCAAACAACTCATGTAACCATCCTTCGTCTCCCTGGTTCTGATACACAATATTTGAGAGGTACAGCCAATATCACTTCATTGTTTCCCTTGCAAAATATTCAACATTTGGATCTCAGCTGCAATAATTTCCGAGGGAGTCACATCCCACAACTCATTGGCTCACTAACCAACTTAAGATATCTCAATCTCTCCAATTCTTATTTTAGTGGGAGAATTCCTACCCAACTTGGAAGCCTTACACACTTAAGGTATCTCGATCTCAGTTACAATCATCTCGACGGGGAACTCCCTCGTCAACTTGGAAATCTGTCACAGTTGAGGTATCTTGGTCTTAGTGGACGTAATCTTGATGGGAAAATCCCTTCTGAACTTGGAAATCTTGGAACATTGTCTTTCCAGGTTGGCGATTTTCCTTTCTTGCAAACTCTTAGACTTGATGGTGATTTTCATGTTAAACCCGAGGATGCAAAGTGGTTGTCTAATCTCAGTTCCCTAACAAATCTTGACTTCAATGGTTTACATAACCCTCACTGGTTGCAAATgattatttttccaaatttaaaaGAGTTGAGGCTAGTTAACTGTGCTCTTTCAGATACCCATATTCATTCTCTGTTTTATTCACCTTCCAACTTTTCCAATTCTCTTATGATCCTTGACCTTTCTTATAATATGCTGACATCCTCAACATTTCAATTACTGTCTAACTTTAGCCTTAATCTTCAAGAGCTTTATCTTTCTCATAATGACCTTGTTTTGCCATCTCCAGTCCACTCAACCTTTCCTTCTCTTGTGACCCTTGACCTTTCCTATAATAATATCACATCATCATCAGTCTTTCAAGGTAGTTTCAACTTCAGTTCAAAACTTCAAAATCTTTATTTGTCAAATTGTGGTCTAAGGGATGATAACTTTCGCATCTCAGCTATTTCAATTACgaattcttcatcttctcttaCCTCGCTTGATCTCTCTTTAAATCTGTTGAAATCATCATCCATATTTTACTGGCTCTTCAACTCCACTACCAATCTTCGTACACTTCAACTTCATGATAACATGTTGGAAGGTCCCATTCCATATGAATTTGGAAAAGTGATGAACTCCCTTCAAGTTCTTGACCTCTCCAACAATAAACTTCAAGGTGCAATTCCATCTTCCTTTGGGAACATATGCACATTGCAGAGTTTAGAACTCTCAAATAACGAGTTGAGTGGGGAAATTTCTAGCTTATTTCAAAATTCTTCATGGTGCAACAGTCACGTGTTTCAGAGTTTAGGTTTACGTTATAATCAGATTACCGGCACGCTACCTGCAAGTCTTGGATTACTATCTGAGTTGGAGATTCTTTCGTTGGATGGAAATCATTTGGAGGGTGACATCACCGAATCCCATCTTTCCAATTTTTCCAAATTATATTGGTTATCTTTGTCAGATAACTCTCTGTCTTTGAAAATAGTTCCTAATTGGGTTCCtccatttcaaatattaaacttGGGACTAAAATCTTGCATGTTGGGCGCCACTTTTCCTAGTTGGCTCCAGACTCAACGCTCCTTAGTTTCTCTGGATATTTCTGATAATGGGCTCTATGGTTCGGTACCAAAATTGTTTTGGAACAACTTGCAAAATGTGGATTTTTTGAATATGTCCCAGAATAATCTCACTGGTGCAATTCCTAATATATCATTGAAGTTTGTCAAGAGACCTTCTATAATTCTGAATTCAAATAAGTTTGAAGGCCAAATTCCATCGTTTTTACTACAAGCATCAGAGTTGAGACTTTCCAACAATAAATTTTCAGATCTATCTTCACTCATATGTGGCCAAGGCACCTCTACAATGGCCATTTTAGATTTATCAAATAATCAACTGAAGGGAGAACTCCCAGACTGTTGGAAATCTGTAGATCGGTTAATGTGTCTCAATTTAGGCAACAATAAATTATCAGGGAAAATTCCTGTCTCCATGGGCAGCCTTCTTGAATTGAAAGTCTTGGTTTTGCGAAACAATAACCTGATGGGTAGATTAGCTTCGACTTTGAAGAATTGcagaaatttaattatgttggaTGTGGCTGAAAATATGTTGTCCGGTCCCATACCATCATGGATCGGTGAAAGCATGAACCAGTTGATAATCTTGAATATGCGAGATAATCACTTTTCTGGAAACCTTCCCATTCAACTCTGTTATTTGAAGCATATTAAATTCTTGGATCTCTCAAGAAATATGTTAACAAAAGGAATTCCATCTTGCTTAAACAATTTGACTGCACTGTCTGAAAACACAAGTGAgattatatatagtatatattgGATGAATAACAattacttctttatttattatggcAGTTCAAATGTGGCAGATTATACCCTTAACATTACGTGGAAAGGTGTGGAACAAGGGTTCAAGAATCCAGAGTTAAAGCTGAAGAGCATTGATCTTTCAAGTAATAAGTTAACCGGTGAAATACCAAAAGAGATTGCATATTTGGTTGGGTTAGTTTCTTTGAATTTATCCAGAAATTATCTGAGTGGAGAAATTCCTTCAGTGATTGGAAACTTAAGTTGGCTAGAGTCCCTTGACTTATCAAGAAATAATATCAGTGGGGGAATTCCTTTCTCACTTTCTGAAATTGATTTTCTTGGGAAGTTAGATCTGTCACACAACTCTCTGTCTGGAAGGATACCATCAGGAAGACACTTTGGAACTTTTGATGTCTCTAGTTTTGAAGGGAATGTTGGTCTTTGTGGTGAACAACTTAACAGAACTTGTCCTGAAGATGGAAATCATACAACAATAAAGACTGAAGAACATGGAAATGATGAAGAGAGTGTTTTCTATGAGGCATTGTACATGAGCATGGGGATTGGATATTTCACTGGATTTTGGGGCTTAGTAGGGCCAATACTACTTTCGCGTTCTTGGAGAAATGCTTATCTGGGATGAAAGAAAGCATTTGTAGCCAATATTTCACTTCTGATTATCTGGGATGAAAGAAAGCATTTGTAGCCATACAAGTCCAAGATATGTATTATAGTTTGAATGTTTTGCGGTTagtaatttatttcaaaatcttgTTTCAGAGTTTGATTTGGATGAGCTGTTTTGCATAATAGATTTGTAACGTTAATTCAACAACGCTTTTGGTAGTTCCGACATCTAACAACTCTAAAGAATACCATTTAAAATGCCCAATTTTTTCTAGTTAATAActaccaaaaaaattatatttatccaCGACAAAAATATGTAGATAATAAGTATTTATTCATGGATTATCCACGACACAAAATCTAGGGGTGGCAATTTGGGCCAGGCCCGAcgggccggcccgcaagccCGCACAAATAACGCGGGGCGGGCCTGAAAATTCAACCCGCAGGCCCGATCTGGCCCGGCCCGCATAGGCCCGCGGCCCGCACGGGCTGGCCCGCGGCCCGCATAAAAGTTGAACGTTGAGTTAGAGTGAGTGATATGTTGCTGCTGCTGTGagtgagagtgagagtgagaagaaaaaaaacgcGCTGCCCTTTTGTCACATGCCCTAAAAGTTAAGAACATTGCTAAAAAACGCGCTACCTTCATTTTCGTCTGCCCTAAAATTTCAGTGTGCCCCTTTCCTTCCAATCCACGCCGCTGACGAACCCCATCACAGCCAACGCCGTCGAACCATCTCCTTCCACCGACGACGAGGTCTGTGCACGGCGAATCACGCGAGCGTTTCACGGCGGCGAACCACGGGAGCGTTTCACGGGAGCGTTTCACGGCGGCGTTTCACGGGAGCGTTTCACGGCGGCGTTTCACGGGAGCGTTTCACGGCGGCGTTTCACGGGAGCGTTTAACGGCGGCGAACCACGGGAGCGTTTCACGGCGGCGAACCACGGGAGCGTTTCACGACGGCGAACCACG is a window of Vigna unguiculata cultivar IT97K-499-35 chromosome 4, ASM411807v1, whole genome shotgun sequence DNA encoding:
- the LOC114180811 gene encoding receptor-like protein EIX2, which gives rise to MTTCFPRLCYALLLLLLHAAESILGLNNSAEIKCIERERQALLNFKHGLIDDYGVLSTWSDEDNSRDCCKWRGIKCDHQTTHVTILRLPGSDTQYLRGTANITSLFPLQNIQHLDLSCNNFRGSHIPQLIGSLTNLRYLNLSNSYFSGRIPTQLGSLTHLRYLDLSYNHLDGELPRQLGNLSQLRYLGLSGRNLDGKIPSELGNLGTLSFQVGDFPFLQTLRLDGDFHVKPEDAKWLSNLSSLTNLDFNGLHNPHWLQMIIFPNLKELRLVNCALSDTHIHSLFYSPSNFSNSLMILDLSYNMLTSSTFQLLSNFSLNLQELYLSHNDLVLPSPVHSTFPSLVTLDLSYNNITSSSVFQGSFNFSSKLQNLYLSNCGLRDDNFRISAISITNSSSSLTSLDLSLNLLKSSSIFYWLFNSTTNLRTLQLHDNMLEGPIPYEFGKVMNSLQVLDLSNNKLQGAIPSSFGNICTLQSLELSNNELSGEISSLFQNSSWCNSHVFQSLGLRYNQITGTLPASLGLLSELEILSLDGNHLEGDITESHLSNFSKLYWLSLSDNSLSLKIVPNWVPPFQILNLGLKSCMLGATFPSWLQTQRSLVSLDISDNGLYGSVPKLFWNNLQNVDFLNMSQNNLTGAIPNISLKFVKRPSIILNSNKFEGQIPSFLLQASELRLSNNKFSDLSSLICGQGTSTMAILDLSNNQLKGELPDCWKSVDRLMCLNLGNNKLSGKIPVSMGSLLELKVLVLRNNNLMGRLASTLKNCRNLIMLDVAENMLSGPIPSWIGESMNQLIILNMRDNHFSGNLPIQLCYLKHIKFLDLSRNMLTKGIPSCLNNLTALSENTSEIIYSIYWMNNNYFFIYYGSSNVADYTLNITWKGVEQGFKNPELKLKSIDLSSNKLTGEIPKEIAYLVGLVSLNLSRNYLSGEIPSVIGNLSWLESLDLSRNNISGGIPFSLSEIDFLGKLDLSHNSLSGRIPSGRHFGTFDVSSFEGNVGLCGEQLNRTCPEDGNHTTIKTEEHGNDEESVFYEALYMSMGIGYFTGFWGLVGPILLSRSWRNAYLG